A window of the Brumimicrobium sp. genome harbors these coding sequences:
- a CDS encoding transferase hexapeptide repeat family protein produces the protein MANIFEFNGFKPVIHPSSFVHPNATVTGNVIIGKDVYIGPGAAIRGDWGKIILKDGCNVQENCTIHMFPGTTVILEEAAHIGHGAIVHGGHIGRNCMIGMNAVIMDDAEIGEESIIGALCFVPAKMNIPRRSLVVGSPAKIIKEVSDEMIQWKTMGTTLYQRLPQECKDTLKPCEPLMEEESNRPSQENMYKTWEEIKNQN, from the coding sequence ATGGCAAATATTTTCGAATTTAATGGGTTTAAACCTGTTATACATCCTTCTAGTTTTGTTCACCCCAATGCAACAGTAACTGGGAATGTTATTATTGGAAAAGATGTATATATAGGTCCAGGAGCAGCCATACGTGGTGACTGGGGTAAAATTATTCTAAAAGATGGCTGTAATGTTCAGGAGAATTGTACAATACACATGTTTCCAGGCACAACCGTTATTTTAGAAGAAGCGGCTCATATTGGCCATGGAGCTATTGTTCATGGTGGGCATATAGGCAGGAACTGTATGATTGGTATGAATGCTGTAATTATGGATGATGCTGAAATAGGAGAAGAATCTATTATTGGTGCATTGTGTTTTGTTCCTGCGAAAATGAATATTCCACGTCGAAGTTTGGTCGTTGGGAGCCCTGCTAAAATCATTAAAGAAGTAAGTGACGAAATGATACAATGGAAAACAATGGGAACCACCTTATACCAAAGACTCCCTCAAGAATGTAAGGACACCCTAAAACCTTGTGAGCCTCTTATGGAAGAAGAATCGAATAGACCCTCTCAAGAAAATATGTATAAAACTTGGGAAGAAATTAAAAATCAAAACTAA
- a CDS encoding cysteine desulfurase, with translation MKSVYLDNAATTPLAPEVLEEMIPCLQNEFGNPSSTHAFGRQAKGILETARRKVAGFLQAKPSEIIFTSGGSEADNMVFNIAVNQLGVERIITSSIEHHAVTHSAEHVHHTSHVELVFVRLTPNGHVDLSHLEELLQDERKKTLVSLMHGNNEIGNLLPLENVSLLCQQHHAYFHSDTVQSMAHYRFDLQKTYIDFITCAAHKFHGPKGVGFLYINSHVKGSPLILGGSQERGLRAGTENLYGIVGLAKAMELAYQDLEKHANYIQGLKSYMIEQLKLHIKGVGFHGDITPANSLYTVLNVCLPETSKASMLLFTLDLKGVAASGGSACASGSNIGSHVLAGIKADMTKPNVRFSFSRYNTTEEIDYAIGVLKEIYEEK, from the coding sequence ATGAAAAGTGTTTATTTAGATAATGCTGCAACTACTCCCCTTGCCCCTGAAGTATTAGAGGAAATGATTCCTTGTTTGCAAAATGAATTTGGTAATCCATCCTCTACGCATGCTTTTGGTCGACAAGCAAAAGGAATCCTTGAAACTGCGCGAAGAAAGGTAGCAGGATTCTTACAAGCCAAGCCTTCTGAAATCATCTTCACTTCAGGTGGATCAGAAGCTGATAACATGGTATTCAATATTGCTGTAAATCAATTAGGCGTTGAAAGAATTATCACTTCATCTATTGAACACCACGCGGTAACCCATTCCGCAGAACATGTGCATCATACAAGTCATGTAGAATTAGTTTTTGTTCGTCTCACCCCAAATGGACATGTAGATTTATCTCATTTGGAAGAATTGCTTCAAGATGAGCGTAAAAAAACACTTGTTTCATTAATGCATGGAAATAATGAAATAGGCAATTTGCTCCCTCTAGAAAATGTAAGCCTTCTTTGTCAGCAACATCATGCTTATTTTCATTCTGATACTGTGCAATCTATGGCGCATTATCGGTTTGATTTACAAAAAACGTATATTGACTTTATTACATGTGCAGCTCATAAATTTCATGGTCCAAAAGGAGTTGGTTTTCTGTATATAAACAGTCATGTAAAAGGCTCTCCTTTAATTTTAGGTGGTTCTCAAGAGCGTGGTTTACGTGCTGGTACAGAAAATTTATATGGAATTGTCGGCTTAGCAAAAGCTATGGAGTTAGCTTATCAAGACTTAGAAAAACATGCGAATTATATTCAAGGACTCAAATCCTACATGATTGAACAATTAAAACTACACATCAAAGGAGTTGGCTTTCACGGTGATATTACGCCAGCAAATAGCTTATATACCGTTTTAAATGTATGTTTACCTGAAACATCAAAAGCATCCATGCTGTTATTCACCCTAGATTTGAAAGGAGTAGCCGCTTCAGGAGGATCTGCTTGTGCATCGGGTAGCAATATAGGATCACATGTATTAGCCGGAATCAAAGCCGATATGACAAAACCTAATGTACGTTTCTCTTTCTCTAGATACAATACTACAGAAGAAATTGATTATGCAATCGGTGTATTAAAAGAAATTTACGAAGAAAAATAA
- a CDS encoding PDZ domain-containing protein: MKFLGLLLTLCISISIYGQQIFHEISMPNPETHYFHIQTTLNNFKEKKITLVMPVWSPGSYLIREYPKNVNLVRAFDENNHSLNVKKVSKNKWEIEKGNAKKVIVKYESYAFNLGVRTAFLDKTHGFFNGTNVFTFPEGYKHLGGQVKVIPHADFATISAPLKIAGDGVSTDSGAKTFLFSDFDELADSPFEVGNQVVFHFDAAGVKHTVAMYGEGNYDIEILKKDMARVVEAATTIFGQNPNKEYLFIVHNTDDGDGGLEHMNSTTLNVSKWIYSKEKYRGFLSLVAHEYFHVWNVKRLRPCALVDIDYSNENYTDLLWVMEGFTSYYSEIILLRAGYHTQESYLTKLQGTLNYVEGTPGNKVQPVSHSSYDAWIKSYRPNENSRNTEVSYYSKGGLIGAVLDAMIIEKYNGKKDLSDFMQLLYQKYYATKNVGFTQTQFKEELSKFLGKNMDDFFIKYIDGVETIPYEDFMRPLGLFIERIDEVNQSIGIGYSIRSGRVVITSVLAGSEAEKAGLSVDDEIIAFNGYRVNDSNLSGFLADLSVGQPFKLWIARGERMMEITNIKMGTTTRSRYHFTYEGNKLGAFWLREMGK, translated from the coding sequence ATGAAATTTCTGGGACTACTATTAACTCTTTGTATTAGCATTTCAATTTATGGACAACAAATTTTTCACGAAATTTCTATGCCCAATCCAGAAACGCATTATTTCCATATTCAAACGACACTAAATAACTTTAAAGAGAAGAAAATCACTTTAGTGATGCCTGTATGGTCCCCAGGATCTTATTTAATTCGTGAATACCCAAAAAATGTAAATCTTGTTCGTGCATTTGATGAAAATAATCATTCTTTGAATGTAAAGAAGGTTTCAAAAAATAAATGGGAAATTGAAAAAGGGAATGCCAAGAAAGTTATTGTAAAATATGAATCTTATGCATTTAATTTAGGCGTACGAACTGCTTTTCTAGATAAAACACATGGTTTTTTTAATGGAACAAATGTATTTACATTCCCTGAAGGGTATAAACATCTTGGAGGTCAAGTAAAGGTCATTCCTCATGCCGATTTTGCAACTATTTCAGCTCCTCTAAAAATAGCAGGCGATGGCGTGTCAACCGATAGTGGTGCAAAAACGTTTTTGTTTTCTGATTTTGATGAATTAGCTGATTCACCTTTTGAAGTTGGAAATCAAGTAGTTTTTCATTTTGATGCTGCTGGTGTAAAACATACGGTTGCCATGTACGGTGAAGGGAATTATGACATCGAAATATTGAAAAAGGATATGGCAAGAGTTGTAGAGGCTGCGACAACTATTTTTGGTCAGAATCCAAATAAAGAATATTTGTTTATTGTACATAATACGGATGATGGTGATGGTGGACTTGAACATATGAATTCTACTACGTTAAACGTTAGTAAATGGATATATAGCAAAGAAAAATATCGTGGTTTTTTATCTTTAGTTGCACATGAATATTTCCATGTTTGGAATGTTAAACGACTACGACCTTGTGCCTTGGTTGACATTGATTATAGCAATGAAAATTATACCGATTTATTATGGGTAATGGAGGGATTTACTTCATATTATAGTGAAATTATCTTGTTGAGAGCAGGTTACCATACACAAGAAAGTTATCTAACTAAACTACAAGGTACTTTAAATTATGTGGAAGGCACTCCAGGAAATAAGGTTCAACCAGTAAGTCATTCTTCATATGATGCGTGGATTAAGTCGTATAGACCTAATGAAAATAGTAGAAATACAGAAGTCTCTTATTACTCAAAAGGTGGCTTGATTGGAGCGGTATTAGATGCTATGATTATTGAAAAATATAATGGAAAAAAGGATTTGTCCGATTTCATGCAACTTCTTTATCAGAAATACTATGCAACAAAGAATGTTGGATTCACACAAACTCAATTTAAGGAGGAATTGAGTAAGTTTTTAGGGAAAAATATGGATGATTTCTTTATAAAATATATAGATGGGGTGGAAACAATACCTTATGAAGATTTCATGAGACCTCTTGGGTTATTCATTGAAAGAATTGATGAGGTTAATCAAAGTATTGGGATAGGATATTCTATAAGAAGTGGAAGAGTAGTGATAACTAGCGTACTAGCAGGAAGTGAAGCAGAAAAAGCAGGATTATCTGTGGATGACGAAATTATTGCTTTCAATGGATACCGTGTGAATGATAGTAACTTATCAGGTTTTCTAGCTGATTTGTCAGTAGGTCAACCTTTTAAATTATGGATAGCTAGGGGAGAGAGAATGATGGAAATAACGAATATAAAAATGGGTACAACTACTAGGTCTCGTTATCACTTTACTTATGAAGGAAATAAATTAGGAGCATTTTGGCTCAGAGAAATGGGGAAGTAG
- a CDS encoding DNA-3-methyladenine glycosylase I, whose protein sequence is MSYCEFTKNLDQNHPDKKYHDENYGFPLKDDDELFGRLILEINQAGLSWSQIIKREPAFRKAFENYDISVVAAFKEKKIIELMNDAGIIRNRKKIEAVIYNANKILEIQKNNGTFSYWLDKNLGLSLEEWTKLFKNNFKFTGIKIVEEFLMSTGYLDGAHTKDCKIYKDILKKKPKWADIK, encoded by the coding sequence ATGAGTTATTGCGAATTTACAAAGAATTTAGACCAAAATCACCCAGATAAGAAATATCATGATGAAAATTATGGTTTTCCACTAAAGGACGATGATGAGTTGTTTGGTAGATTAATCTTAGAAATTAATCAAGCCGGTTTGAGTTGGTCACAAATTATTAAAAGAGAGCCAGCCTTTAGGAAAGCGTTTGAAAATTATGACATTTCTGTCGTGGCTGCCTTTAAGGAAAAGAAGATAATAGAATTAATGAATGATGCTGGTATTATTCGGAATAGGAAAAAAATTGAAGCTGTAATTTATAATGCAAATAAAATTTTAGAAATTCAAAAAAATAATGGTACATTTAGTTATTGGTTAGACAAGAATTTAGGTTTATCATTAGAAGAATGGACTAAGTTATTTAAAAATAATTTTAAATTTACAGGCATAAAAATTGTTGAAGAATTTTTAATGAGCACTGGATATTTGGATGGAGCACACACAAAAGATTGCAAAATTTATAAGGATATTTTAAAAAAGAAACCAAAATGGGCAGATATAAAATAA
- a CDS encoding DUF1987 domain-containing protein, translated as MEILEKIATPNTPYVNFNPNIGRMLIKGRAIPENIEEFWSPIVKWFYAYSCAPVRKTRIIFHMEYFNNASSKQILFLLHKMNEMVENGYDVSIEWRYAEDDDEMKEAGFDFSCVVNVPFVFNAFRTEGVDL; from the coding sequence ATGGAGATTTTAGAAAAAATAGCTACGCCCAACACTCCTTATGTGAATTTTAACCCTAATATAGGTCGCATGTTGATCAAAGGAAGAGCTATTCCCGAAAATATAGAAGAATTTTGGTCGCCAATTGTAAAATGGTTCTATGCATATTCTTGTGCCCCCGTTAGAAAGACGCGCATTATTTTTCACATGGAATATTTTAATAATGCTTCTTCCAAACAAATTCTTTTTCTTTTACATAAAATGAATGAGATGGTGGAAAATGGCTATGATGTTTCTATTGAATGGAGATATGCTGAAGACGATGATGAAATGAAAGAAGCTGGTTTTGATTTTTCTTGCGTAGTGAATGTCCCTTTTGTTTTCAATGCTTTTAGAACTGAAGGAGTAGATTTATAG
- a CDS encoding alpha/beta hydrolase, with amino-acid sequence MKVSISLIALTLLLGSCAFNNMFLQPTTYNQEQTQTKLIIQNDTVTVAFQDENHQPYYIKKGNDTVSFNYTIESVLFDSESGNQLNGWWLIPKDVEPKITLIHFHGNAGSLPMQHFATTKMLEYGFQTFAIDYSGFGFSTGKAKRKSVIKDGNSAIDYVLKDPRVKGTKVVIYGQSLGGNLAGSLSSLRNNDIDAVVIEGGFSSHKDIAANVAGFIGRWFVKEQYSSKSSVSNFHKPILVIHSHEDDVVPISHGKLVFEHANSPKEFYEIDGCHICGSRLYAKEISEKIFNMLENK; translated from the coding sequence ATGAAAGTAAGTATATCTCTCATAGCATTAACTCTTCTACTTGGTTCTTGTGCATTTAACAATATGTTTTTACAACCAACAACGTATAATCAAGAGCAAACGCAAACAAAATTAATTATCCAAAACGACACTGTTACAGTTGCCTTTCAAGATGAAAATCATCAACCTTACTACATCAAAAAGGGAAATGACACAGTCTCCTTTAATTATACAATAGAAAGTGTCTTATTTGATAGTGAAAGCGGGAATCAACTAAATGGTTGGTGGTTAATCCCAAAAGATGTAGAGCCAAAAATTACACTCATCCATTTTCATGGAAATGCTGGATCTCTACCTATGCAACATTTTGCAACAACAAAAATGTTAGAATATGGTTTTCAGACATTTGCAATTGATTATAGCGGTTTTGGGTTCTCTACAGGGAAAGCAAAACGTAAATCTGTTATTAAAGATGGAAATTCTGCGATTGATTATGTTTTAAAAGATCCACGCGTAAAAGGAACCAAAGTAGTCATTTATGGGCAGTCATTAGGTGGGAACTTAGCTGGCTCTTTATCATCATTAAGAAACAATGATATTGATGCCGTAGTGATTGAAGGCGGGTTTTCGTCACACAAAGATATTGCGGCGAATGTTGCAGGATTTATTGGTCGGTGGTTTGTCAAAGAACAATATAGTTCTAAATCATCAGTATCCAATTTCCATAAACCAATTCTAGTCATTCATAGTCATGAGGATGATGTAGTTCCTATTTCTCATGGAAAATTAGTTTTTGAACATGCTAATTCCCCTAAAGAGTTTTACGAAATAGATGGTTGTCATATTTGTGGTTCACGCCTGTATGCAAAAGAGATATCTGAGAAAATATTCAATATGCTAGAAAACAAATAA